A single region of the Bacteroidota bacterium genome encodes:
- a CDS encoding flippase produces MSTENAAKKYVLNTTWILIEKLSRIVSGILVGILVARYLGPEQFGMISYALNVVAIFTMFSSLGMDSIIVRELITRKEKQNTILGTSFWLRFVGAIAVVIAATYYSSIRDNAQNTYIVFLVSTSVIFQAFTVIDFYFQSAVLGKFSAITQVITLVTSSIVKIVLIYVGARVEYFAAMVLLEAILTVANQLWFYSKNKQNILLWKFSWDEVKELLGHSWPNIVSGLVMTVYQKMDQILVKRFLDLNILGNYAAAVRISEASSFIPVAVCAAILPGIVKNRENKELQLKRLTQLYSLMLWTALIFCVGGLLFGDLVINFLYKEKYYLAAGIFKIHIWNSIPVFYGTAWSMWMLAENKQRYIIMVQFFSMGVALILNLNLIPIYGAKGAAAALITTNFIGMLFTLTFYKPKTSWGLFLKAFNPKNLLEIIKYVKS; encoded by the coding sequence ATGTCAACCGAAAACGCAGCTAAAAAATACGTATTAAATACAACGTGGATTTTAATTGAAAAGCTATCAAGAATTGTATCCGGCATATTAGTTGGCATATTAGTAGCAAGATATTTAGGACCTGAGCAATTTGGTATGATTAGTTATGCCTTAAACGTAGTAGCTATTTTTACCATGTTTTCTTCATTAGGTATGGATAGTATTATTGTCAGGGAATTAATTACACGGAAAGAAAAGCAAAATACTATTTTAGGAACAAGCTTCTGGCTTCGGTTTGTTGGTGCTATTGCAGTGGTAATTGCAGCCACGTATTATTCCTCCATAAGAGATAATGCCCAAAATACATATATTGTTTTTTTAGTAAGTACATCAGTTATTTTTCAGGCTTTTACCGTTATTGATTTTTATTTTCAATCTGCAGTTTTAGGAAAATTCAGTGCCATTACACAAGTAATTACTTTAGTAACATCGTCCATTGTTAAAATAGTTCTGATTTATGTAGGTGCAAGAGTTGAATATTTTGCAGCAATGGTTTTATTAGAGGCAATATTAACAGTTGCAAATCAGCTATGGTTTTATAGTAAAAATAAGCAAAACATACTTTTATGGAAATTTTCATGGGATGAAGTGAAAGAATTATTGGGGCACTCTTGGCCAAATATAGTTTCAGGTTTGGTTATGACCGTATACCAGAAAATGGATCAAATATTGGTTAAGCGATTTTTAGATTTAAATATATTGGGAAATTATGCAGCAGCAGTAAGAATTAGCGAGGCTTCTTCCTTTATTCCTGTTGCTGTTTGTGCAGCTATTTTACCGGGTATCGTAAAAAATAGAGAAAATAAGGAGTTACAGTTAAAAAGGTTAACACAGCTGTATTCATTAATGCTTTGGACTGCTTTAATATTTTGTGTTGGAGGCTTATTGTTTGGCGATTTGGTAATTAATTTTCTATACAAAGAAAAATATTACCTGGCTGCCGGTATATTTAAAATACATATCTGGAATTCAATACCTGTTTTTTACGGTACAGCATGGTCTATGTGGATGCTTGCAGAGAATAAACAACGGTACATTATTATGGTACAGTTTTTCTCAATGGGCGTTGCCTTAATATTAAATTTAAACCTAATACCAATATATGGTGCAAAAGGAGCAGCAGCAGCACTGATTACAACAAACTTTATTGGTATGCTTTTCACGCTTACCTTTTATAAGCCTAAAACATCATGGGGTTTATTTCTTAAAGCGTTTAACCCTAAGAACCTTTTAGAAATAATTAAATACGTTAAAAGCTAA
- a CDS encoding T9SS type A sorting domain-containing protein has translation MKKLFLINLILTSLTLSAQIGSTSFNTKVDFATGGNDVIWNTTADFDNDGKSDIATTRSASSVGVYRNTSTNGFINSSSLSSIQSYTTASGTNYITSGDIDGDSKIDIITSNFTSNTISILRNTSSGPGSISFAAKSDTSTSLNPSYLTMADIDGDGKPEIIISNFGSNTFSVYKNNSTPGTISLGARSDFAVSISGSSPQMLSIGDMNGDSKLDVAVIYYNGYIGLFKNTSTLGSISFAASQVYLGSNLNAGIALADLDADNKLDVVISSYNTAQVHIYKNTSTLSTISVATPISLTCGNQPHGIVVLDIDSDNKPEIMVANRGSNSISIFKNQATSGIINLASFASKVDFTTNTTPICLSVVDIDGDLKKELITSNNGTSNISVLRNVILNNEPTLAASAINLTTISNGWSLNISFTKGNGARRIILARSGSPVNSNPIDSHSYTANSIFGSGSQIGTGNYVVYNDTGNTVSVSGLTVGTNYYFTVFESNGIGGFTNYLTSSITSGNKLIGLAYYSKISGNLNTLSTWGANTDGTGTSPLNFTDSNVAYYVVNNSSPSINANWSIGGTNSFIVFGDGTNTFNLSIPSSNTITADSIVVKNNITFSIQGTLAVNKSNWENGSTALYFGASGQGVAPGNYSALQIINGSKNMSNHVTVKNTLTMTTSINTNSYILSLGTDVVNTGTLSRTAGTIIGKFRRWFAASINSGASGLLPIGTSAYYRPVSIEYTSAPSVGGNLLAEFIPNNPGISGLPLFELPVFISTASTDGYWRITNTGITGGLLTSTVTASGFNGINDYTQLKLIARTGTNWTNPGTSQTNSGSNSAPILSRTGLSNNTWEFGVGGDLSTNPLPVKLINFAANNTGTSVQLNWETSAEINNSHFEIERKTNNGWKTIGEIKGNGTSTTVNKYLFIDNQLNFLDNQIIFYRLKQIDYNGSFEYSNILSISLNTEKTFITVYPVPLQNKLSVNINSEETVLSLSLIDINGKEVAYSNSNNIDLYSINNGIYFIKVISDKKTYLQKVVK, from the coding sequence ATGAAAAAATTATTTTTAATTAACTTAATCTTAACAAGTTTAACTCTCTCTGCTCAAATAGGCTCAACTTCATTCAACACCAAAGTAGATTTTGCCACTGGAGGCAACGATGTTATTTGGAATACTACAGCTGATTTTGACAATGACGGAAAATCAGATATTGCAACAACAAGATCCGCTTCATCAGTTGGAGTTTATAGAAATACCAGCACAAATGGATTCATTAACAGTTCTTCTCTTTCTAGTATTCAAAGTTATACAACAGCTAGTGGAACTAATTATATTACATCCGGAGACATTGATGGAGATAGTAAAATAGATATTATAACAAGCAATTTTACGTCAAATACAATTTCTATTTTACGTAACACAAGTTCTGGTCCGGGCTCCATTAGCTTTGCAGCTAAGTCTGATACGTCTACCAGTCTTAATCCAAGTTATTTAACTATGGCCGATATAGATGGAGATGGAAAACCAGAAATTATAATCAGTAACTTTGGTTCTAATACCTTTTCCGTTTACAAAAACAATAGTACACCAGGCACAATATCTTTAGGAGCAAGAAGTGATTTTGCTGTTAGTATCTCCGGCTCTTCACCTCAAATGCTTAGTATTGGTGATATGAATGGCGATTCTAAACTGGATGTTGCTGTAATATATTATAATGGTTATATCGGGTTATTTAAAAATACATCAACATTGGGCTCAATTAGTTTTGCTGCCTCACAAGTATATTTAGGTTCTAATTTAAATGCCGGCATTGCATTGGCAGATCTTGATGCTGATAATAAATTAGATGTGGTTATTTCAAGCTATAATACTGCGCAGGTTCATATTTATAAAAACACTAGTACGCTTTCAACAATTAGTGTAGCTACACCAATTTCGCTTACTTGTGGCAATCAGCCTCACGGAATAGTCGTATTAGATATTGACTCGGATAACAAACCAGAAATTATGGTTGCTAATAGAGGCAGCAATTCTATTTCTATATTCAAAAATCAAGCAACATCGGGAATTATTAATTTGGCATCTTTTGCAAGTAAAGTTGATTTTACAACTAATACTACCCCCATTTGTTTATCAGTAGTGGATATTGATGGGGACTTAAAAAAGGAACTAATAACAAGTAATAACGGAACAAGTAATATTTCTGTTTTAAGAAATGTTATATTAAATAATGAGCCCACTTTGGCCGCAAGTGCTATCAATTTAACTACCATCTCTAATGGGTGGTCATTAAATATATCATTTACTAAAGGAAATGGAGCACGAAGAATAATATTGGCACGCAGTGGAAGTCCGGTAAACTCTAATCCTATAGATTCACATAGCTATACGGCCAACTCTATTTTTGGTAGTGGCTCGCAAATAGGAACAGGGAATTATGTGGTTTATAACGATACTGGAAACACAGTATCTGTTTCAGGATTAACGGTGGGTACTAATTATTATTTTACAGTTTTTGAATCAAATGGAATAGGTGGATTTACCAATTATTTAACCTCGTCAATCACAAGCGGAAATAAACTAATAGGCTTAGCTTATTACTCAAAAATTTCAGGTAATTTAAATACACTTTCAACATGGGGGGCGAATACAGATGGAACAGGCACATCTCCATTGAATTTTACAGACAGTAATGTTGCTTATTATGTTGTTAATAATAGCTCACCTTCCATAAACGCTAATTGGTCAATTGGTGGAACTAACAGTTTTATTGTATTTGGAGATGGAACAAATACTTTTAATTTAAGCATACCCTCATCAAACACAATTACTGCAGATAGTATAGTAGTAAAAAACAATATAACTTTTTCTATCCAGGGAACTCTTGCTGTCAATAAATCAAATTGGGAAAATGGAAGCACTGCTCTTTACTTTGGGGCTTCAGGGCAAGGAGTTGCACCCGGGAATTACAGTGCCCTACAGATTATTAATGGAAGTAAAAACATGTCCAATCATGTTACTGTGAAAAACACCTTAACAATGACTACAAGTATTAACACGAATAGCTATATACTTAGTCTGGGTACTGATGTTGTTAATACAGGGACTTTAAGCAGAACAGCCGGAACAATTATTGGTAAATTCAGAAGATGGTTTGCTGCAAGTATTAACAGTGGTGCAAGTGGTTTACTTCCAATAGGTACAAGTGCTTATTATAGGCCTGTAAGTATAGAATACACCTCTGCACCAAGTGTAGGAGGAAATTTATTAGCAGAATTTATACCTAACAATCCCGGTATATCAGGATTACCTTTATTTGAACTACCTGTATTTATTTCTACAGCTAGTACAGACGGTTACTGGAGGATAACTAATACCGGTATTACTGGAGGACTATTAACAAGTACTGTTACCGCCAGTGGTTTTAATGGTATAAACGATTATACCCAATTGAAATTAATTGCAAGAACCGGAACAAACTGGACTAATCCGGGTACATCACAAACAAATTCTGGTAGTAATTCAGCTCCTATTCTTTCCAGAACAGGTTTAAGTAATAACACTTGGGAGTTTGGGGTTGGTGGAGATTTATCTACGAATCCACTACCAGTAAAATTAATAAATTTCGCTGCTAATAACACAGGTACATCTGTACAATTAAACTGGGAAACCTCAGCTGAAATCAATAACTCTCATTTTGAGATTGAAAGAAAAACAAACAACGGATGGAAAACAATTGGAGAAATCAAAGGTAATGGAACATCAACTACTGTTAATAAATACCTTTTTATTGATAACCAATTGAATTTCTTAGACAATCAAATAATTTTTTACCGACTTAAGCAAATTGATTACAATGGCTCTTTTGAGTATTCTAACATATTATCAATAAGTTTAAACACCGAAAAAACTTTTATTACTGTTTATCCCGTTCCATTGCAAAATAAACTCTCTGTTAATATTAATAGTGAGGAAACCGTTTTATCCCTATCGTTGATAGATATAAATGGAAAAGAGGTAGCATATTCAAACAGTAATAATATTGACTTATACTCCATAAATAACGGTATTTATTTTATTAAAGTAATAAGCGATAAAAAAACATATTTACAAAAAGTAGTCAAATAA
- a CDS encoding nucleotide-diphospho-sugar transferase, whose protein sequence is MFNTPILFLIFNRPDTTKQVFESIKSIKPKRLYIAADGPRPNKINETELCKQTRNIISNIDWDCDVKTLYRETNLGCKIAVSSAIDWFFENEEQGIILEDDCLPNITFYNFCEVLLEKYKHHPEIMHIGGINLQKGIQRGSGSFYFSNYNHIWGWATWKRAWINYDVDIKTCNENECKEMLQGLFSSKKERVFWENLFSGFINKKIDTWDYQWTYSIWQNNGISIIPNKNLVSNIGFNTDGTHTTGPDILGFSENKVESISTIHFPDQISIDKNADTFTYKNFINPTLFIYLCKKVIYKFRNYKQKWTK, encoded by the coding sequence GTGTTTAACACCCCGATACTCTTTTTAATATTTAATAGACCCGATACTACAAAGCAAGTTTTTGAAAGTATAAAAAGCATAAAACCAAAAAGGCTATATATAGCCGCTGATGGCCCAAGACCTAATAAAATAAATGAAACTGAACTATGTAAACAAACAAGAAATATTATTAGTAATATTGATTGGGACTGTGATGTAAAAACTCTTTACAGAGAAACCAATCTTGGATGTAAAATAGCTGTTAGTTCTGCGATTGATTGGTTCTTTGAAAATGAAGAACAAGGAATAATTTTAGAAGACGATTGTTTGCCAAATATAACTTTCTATAATTTTTGTGAGGTTCTGCTTGAAAAATACAAACACCATCCTGAAATAATGCATATTGGTGGAATTAATCTCCAAAAAGGTATACAAAGAGGTAGTGGAAGTTTTTATTTTTCAAATTACAATCACATATGGGGCTGGGCAACTTGGAAAAGAGCTTGGATTAATTATGATGTTGATATTAAAACATGCAATGAAAATGAATGTAAAGAAATGTTACAGGGTCTATTTAGTTCTAAAAAGGAAAGAGTCTTTTGGGAAAATCTTTTTTCTGGCTTTATAAACAAAAAAATAGATACCTGGGATTATCAATGGACCTATAGCATCTGGCAAAACAATGGAATTAGCATTATTCCAAATAAAAATCTTGTTTCAAACATTGGTTTTAATACAGATGGTACACATACAACAGGACCAGACATTTTAGGATTTAGTGAAAATAAGGTAGAAAGCATTTCTACTATTCATTTCCCAGACCAAATATCCATTGATAAAAACGCAGATACGTTTACCTATAAAAATTTTATAAATCCAACTTTATTTATTTATTTATGCAAAAAAGTGATTTATAAATTTAGAAATTATAAGCAAAAATGGACAAAATAA
- a CDS encoding class I SAM-dependent methyltransferase → MDKITICKICNNNSENIFTSKILKKYDVSFFQCTQCKFIQTENPYWIEESYQNALNLSDTGLILRNQIFSKGLTPFLFFNFKPEDTFLDYAGGYGIFTRMMRDIGFNFYWIDKYAGNLASRGFEHTPSNNYKALTAFEVFEHLVDPLKEIEEMLQYADTIIFSTQLIPDVLPNLDWWYYGFNHGQHIAFYHKNSLQFIAKKYNLNLVSNNSNLHILTKRNISSFSFQVILKLSKFGIFNFLKLFLKSKTFSDSQILNNR, encoded by the coding sequence ATGGACAAAATAACTATTTGCAAAATTTGCAATAACAATTCAGAAAATATATTTACGAGTAAAATATTAAAAAAATATGATGTTTCTTTTTTTCAATGCACCCAATGTAAATTTATACAAACTGAAAATCCATATTGGATTGAAGAGTCTTATCAAAACGCTTTAAATTTATCAGATACGGGACTTATTTTAAGAAATCAAATATTTAGTAAAGGCTTAACTCCATTTCTTTTCTTCAATTTTAAACCGGAAGATACTTTTTTAGACTATGCTGGTGGCTATGGTATTTTTACACGTATGATGCGGGATATTGGATTTAACTTTTATTGGATAGATAAGTATGCGGGAAATTTAGCCAGCCGTGGATTCGAACATACTCCAAGTAATAATTACAAAGCATTAACAGCATTTGAGGTATTTGAACATCTTGTTGATCCACTTAAAGAGATTGAGGAAATGTTGCAATACGCTGATACGATAATCTTTTCGACACAATTAATACCCGATGTTTTACCCAATTTAGATTGGTGGTATTATGGTTTTAATCACGGTCAACATATTGCTTTTTATCACAAGAATAGTCTTCAATTTATTGCTAAAAAATATAACTTAAACTTAGTTAGTAATAATTCTAATCTGCATATATTAACCAAACGAAATATTTCATCTTTTAGCTTTCAGGTTATCCTAAAACTCTCGAAGTTTGGGATATTTAACTTTTTAAAACTATTTTTGAAAAGCAAAACATTTTCCGATTCACAAATACTAAATAACAGATAG
- a CDS encoding class I SAM-dependent methyltransferase → MSTNEDIKKHSYFNNRQVGADYYSEYKIPKYLKASLPTDKNINVLDIGCGFGQFLFALKQLGYKNLKGIDINDESINECNIKGLDAEQINDIREYALNSKEKYDFITMSHVLEHIDKEKIIDTLFHIRKYLLKEGGQFVLMVPNAQSYTGAYWRYEDFTHTIMFTAGSCIYVLKSAGFKDISFIDPDGTEHLSFIKKYIIKFLYKIHTLKEDFWNTALQTSFHKPSPRIYSFELKVVAK, encoded by the coding sequence ATGAGTACAAATGAAGATATAAAAAAACATAGTTATTTTAATAACAGACAAGTAGGTGCAGATTATTATAGTGAATATAAAATACCTAAATACTTAAAAGCATCTTTACCAACTGATAAAAATATAAATGTTTTAGACATTGGATGTGGTTTTGGACAGTTTCTATTTGCTTTAAAACAACTAGGATATAAAAATTTAAAGGGAATAGATATAAATGATGAATCTATAAATGAGTGTAATATAAAAGGGCTCGATGCTGAACAAATAAATGATATTCGTGAGTATGCCTTAAATTCAAAAGAAAAATATGATTTCATTACTATGAGTCATGTTTTAGAACATATTGATAAGGAAAAAATTATTGACACACTTTTTCATATTAGAAAATATTTGTTAAAGGAGGGTGGCCAATTTGTATTAATGGTGCCGAATGCACAATCATACACAGGTGCATATTGGCGATATGAAGATTTTACTCATACCATTATGTTTACTGCCGGTAGCTGCATATATGTTCTTAAGTCTGCCGGATTTAAAGATATATCTTTTATAGATCCTGACGGAACTGAACATTTAAGCTTTATAAAAAAATATATTATTAAATTCCTTTATAAAATACATACCTTAAAAGAAGACTTTTGGAACACTGCTTTACAAACATCTTTTCATAAGCCTAGTCCAAGAATATATAGTTTTGAATTAAAAGTTGTTGCAAAGTAA
- a CDS encoding glycosyltransferase family 9 protein: protein MFFKLRIRYILRCLYFWLSDTGVFTKKLKQEVKHNSLIIVHTDAIGDYLLFRNFIETIKKSHKYKDFSITLCGNALYKNLAETFDKNLIDDFIWVDKSQFQFNNAYRKSLLKTIGQNNYTVAINPSYSRDFVFADSIIRAINATHKIGQKADSINSYKFFTFISNNWYSNLIDTGNGVIFEFYRNQRFIEQVINENIKNITPSIQTENKNIQQAPFVVLFPGAGEKQKQWSVHSFASCAKQIISFNKFEIFICGSKNDFPLGEDIKDYCSSDLVINLCGNTSLTQLTEKINHASLLITNDSSALHIAACTLTPAICLGNGRHYGRFTPYPDGMANHLHFIFPNKIEQMALTNPNELKQLTLHYSFASISDIDTESVMELANKVLHLK, encoded by the coding sequence ATGTTTTTCAAGCTCCGCATTAGATACATTTTAAGGTGCCTTTATTTTTGGCTGAGTGATACTGGTGTTTTTACTAAAAAGTTAAAACAAGAAGTAAAACACAACTCTTTAATTATTGTTCATACTGATGCAATTGGTGATTATTTATTGTTTAGAAATTTTATAGAAACAATTAAAAAGAGCCATAAGTATAAAGATTTTTCTATTACCCTATGTGGAAATGCATTGTATAAAAACTTGGCCGAAACGTTCGATAAAAATTTAATTGACGATTTCATTTGGGTAGATAAATCACAATTTCAATTTAATAACGCCTATAGAAAATCGCTTTTAAAAACAATTGGCCAAAACAATTATACAGTAGCTATTAACCCTTCCTATTCACGCGATTTTGTTTTTGCTGATAGCATCATTAGGGCAATAAATGCAACACATAAAATTGGCCAAAAAGCAGACTCTATCAATAGCTACAAGTTTTTTACTTTCATATCAAACAACTGGTATTCTAATTTAATTGATACGGGAAATGGTGTAATATTTGAATTTTATAGAAATCAAAGATTCATTGAACAAGTAATCAATGAAAACATAAAAAATATTACTCCATCTATTCAAACTGAGAATAAAAACATACAACAAGCTCCCTTTGTTGTTTTATTTCCGGGTGCTGGCGAAAAACAAAAACAATGGTCTGTTCATAGTTTTGCATCATGTGCCAAACAGATAATATCATTTAACAAATTTGAAATTTTTATATGTGGCAGTAAAAACGACTTTCCATTAGGAGAAGATATTAAGGATTATTGCTCAAGTGATCTGGTAATAAACTTATGCGGCAATACATCGCTAACACAACTTACTGAAAAAATAAACCATGCGTCATTGCTTATTACCAATGACTCAAGTGCATTGCATATTGCTGCATGTACTTTAACACCTGCTATTTGTTTAGGCAATGGAAGACATTACGGGCGGTTTACTCCTTATCCTGATGGAATGGCCAATCATTTACATTTTATTTTTCCGAATAAAATTGAGCAAATGGCTTTAACAAACCCAAATGAATTAAAGCAATTAACACTACACTATTCTTTTGCTTCTATTAGTGATATTGATACAGAAAGTGTAATGGAACTTGCTAATAAAGTTCTACATTTAAAATAA
- a CDS encoding aminodeoxychorismate/anthranilate synthase component II, with protein MKILLLDNFDSFTYMLKDYLEQCGCNCLVYRNNTITIAELNLIEFDAIVISPGPKVPKVSGILMDLISAYHQQKPILGICLGHQAIGEFFGAELHKAILPRHGKVDSMNHTHDLMFDNITSPFNATRYHSLIIDKLPASLIATCFCKNEVMAFKHTSLPIWGIQFHPESCETQYGLQLIKNFIDRAKTNTLSFC; from the coding sequence TTGAAAATACTGCTTTTAGATAATTTTGATTCCTTCACCTATATGCTCAAAGACTATTTGGAGCAATGTGGGTGCAATTGCCTTGTTTACAGAAACAATACCATTACTATAGCTGAGTTAAATTTGATTGAGTTTGACGCCATTGTTATTTCTCCCGGCCCTAAAGTTCCTAAAGTATCCGGTATATTAATGGATTTAATTAGTGCTTACCACCAGCAAAAACCAATATTGGGTATATGTTTAGGCCATCAGGCTATTGGTGAGTTTTTTGGCGCTGAGTTACATAAAGCAATTTTACCCAGACACGGAAAAGTAGATTCTATGAATCACACGCACGATTTAATGTTTGACAACATTACCAGTCCGTTTAATGCTACGCGCTACCACTCTTTAATTATTGATAAATTGCCTGCAAGCTTAATAGCAACGTGTTTCTGTAAAAACGAGGTAATGGCATTTAAACATACATCATTACCTATATGGGGAATTCAATTTCATCCTGAAAGTTGTGAAACACAATATGGCTTACAATTAATTAAAAACTTTATTGATCGGGCAAAAACAAACACGCTTTCTTTCTGTTAA
- a CDS encoding CBS domain-containing protein has protein sequence MFAFQLVSNEVFALKPSDSASNALLFMDDWGIKDLPVVQNNKLLGTVNEQMLLSYSSEKVTDLLNPQPPFCYENTHLYDILKLLFTSNISAISVIDAEQNFKGIVTAKDLAKQIFNNSSLGQEGGIIVLQMLATNYSLAEIARITEVNNAKILYMHVHPLGDENNTIQVSLKYNVIDLKYIIATFERFSYDIIFASVQRDDEDNFNARYSWLIKYLNT, from the coding sequence ATGTTTGCTTTTCAACTTGTTTCAAACGAAGTATTTGCGCTCAAACCTAGCGATAGTGCATCTAATGCCTTGTTGTTTATGGACGATTGGGGAATAAAAGACTTGCCGGTAGTTCAAAATAATAAGCTTTTAGGTACTGTTAACGAGCAAATGCTTTTATCTTATAGTAGCGAAAAAGTAACCGACTTACTAAATCCACAACCTCCCTTTTGCTATGAAAACACGCATTTGTATGATATATTAAAATTATTATTTACCTCCAATATCAGCGCTATATCTGTAATTGATGCGGAGCAAAATTTTAAAGGTATTGTTACCGCTAAAGATTTGGCTAAACAAATATTTAACAACAGCAGCCTGGGCCAGGAAGGTGGTATTATTGTATTACAAATGCTTGCTACCAATTATTCGTTAGCTGAAATTGCTCGTATAACTGAGGTAAACAATGCTAAAATTTTATACATGCACGTGCATCCGCTGGGAGATGAGAATAACACCATACAGGTATCTTTAAAATATAATGTTATAGACTTAAAATATATAATTGCCACTTTTGAACGATTCAGCTACGATATTATTTTTGCATCGGTTCAACGTGATGACGAAGATAATTTTAACGCCAGATATAGTTGGCTGATTAAATATTTGAATACATAG
- a CDS encoding NAD kinase: MQIAIFGRYFKEERYNELQQFFDYLEERKISFSVYRKFLEDGLRNGLNISPKTKTFSNYQDFEKAKFDFVVSIGGDGTILMCLEFVRHIETPIIGINTGRLGFLAGVPAHEACAMIDELEKGRFSTDSRTVLQLESSKANMFGGVKYALNDFVLHKKDSSSMITIHTFINGEFLNSYWSDGLIISTPTGSTGYNLSCGGPILYPSSASFVITPIAPHNLNVRPIIISDNNVISFEVEGRSTSFLATLDSRSESIEASTQLAVRKADFKMNLLRLNSENYLQTLREKLMWGYDNRNFRNS; encoded by the coding sequence ATGCAAATAGCCATATTTGGAAGATATTTTAAAGAAGAACGCTACAATGAGTTGCAGCAGTTTTTTGATTACTTGGAAGAACGAAAAATAAGTTTTTCTGTCTATAGAAAGTTTTTAGAAGATGGCTTACGAAATGGTTTAAACATTTCACCTAAAACAAAAACTTTCTCTAATTACCAGGACTTTGAAAAAGCAAAATTTGATTTTGTAGTAAGTATAGGTGGTGATGGTACTATATTGATGTGCTTAGAATTTGTAAGGCATATTGAAACACCGATAATAGGTATTAATACCGGCCGCTTAGGTTTTTTAGCTGGTGTTCCTGCTCATGAAGCATGTGCTATGATTGATGAATTAGAGAAAGGTCGTTTTAGCACTGACTCAAGAACGGTATTGCAACTGGAAAGCAGCAAAGCCAATATGTTTGGTGGCGTAAAGTATGCTTTAAACGATTTTGTACTGCACAAAAAGGATAGCTCCAGTATGATTACAATTCATACTTTTATTAATGGCGAATTTCTTAATTCCTATTGGAGCGATGGTTTAATTATATCAACCCCGACTGGAAGTACTGGTTATAACTTAAGTTGTGGCGGACCTATATTATACCCTTCAAGTGCTAGTTTTGTTATTACGCCTATTGCGCCACATAACTTAAACGTAAGACCTATTATTATATCTGATAACAATGTTATATCGTTTGAGGTTGAAGGTCGCAGCACTTCGTTTTTAGCAACGCTTGATTCCCGCTCGGAAAGTATTGAAGCCAGTACACAATTAGCAGTACGTAAAGCTGATTTTAAAATGAATTTACTGCGTTTAAACAGTGAGAATTATTTACAAACCTTACGCGAAAAATTGATGTGGGGTTACGATAACAGAAACTTTAGAAACAGTTAA